ttatattgtaaAACTTGAAAGATCGGTTTAATTCCAAGCTACCCATCCACTATCAattatctatctatctatatctatatacatatacctatacatatacatattctaaaaattaaagggtAATTATTCTATCTATATTGGTAGCGGAGTGAAAAACTTCACAACCGAGTTTAAGATGATGTTAAGTGCCAttctttaattctttaatttttattttattatagtcGGAAAAAATGATATCAATCCAAATCTAATGGAATTTTTactgaaaatatataaaataattatccgtattttaaataataaaatagaaaagataatCTCTCTTCCTTCTTCCCCCcaaatgttttattattgttaCTTAAGAATAATccagttaaaaaaaaaaaaaaagtaaaagtttcaGCCGTCTCCCAGTGGCGTGATTTCCTCCCTCAACTAATATCTTTTTAGCTCCTTACTCACTCCCTCGTTATTTCTCTGGTATTAAACaaccacaaatttttttttttttttttgctttagtttctttgaattatattcatataataatatttaaaagccCATGtggaaattttatgttttattcatatttttgtCAAGTCTGGTTTTGATTATTTACAACTTTTTCCAAGCtcggaaaaatagaaaaaccttcttctttgctttcttctttatctatttaatatttctGGGTTATTTACCTGGGAAATTTCCTTTAAGGATCATAGTTCCTTTCTTGGTCTTTTGGTCGTCAACTAGGTCTCGTTTTGTGACAAATTTTCTACTTCTAGAGAAGccgtatttttttttcattttttgtttggtTAGGTTAGACATAAATTTCGAGAGTAGTTAGCTTAGAGTTTAtctaagtaaaaagaaaaagatatctTTTTATAATTGTCTGTGGGACTACGCCAAcggtttaaattgaataaaattggtCTTATTTTCGTGGGGTAGCCATtataaataacccaaaatttaccttcCATATTCATTTATCCTTTCTTCTCTGCAGGTTATCTTGCATATTTGCAGTAATGGAAAAAATTCCCTCTGGCGCTTGTAAAACTCTTCATCTGGTTTGTGCTCagtttcttttaatatttttaaagcaaTTTGTTGAAGAATATAATTTAGTGTTTATTTATGTACGAACGTTCAGGTAAGGCATGCACAAGGAATGCACAATCTAGAATCAGAGAAAAGTCGAGATCCATTAACATCCTTTGAGTTTTTTGATGCTCAACTCTCCTCTCAGGGCTGGCAGCAGGTGATATTTTTCTCCAAGTATTCGCATTATTAGATAAATTTACGCTGGAGTCAAAGTAACATAGCTTTTGGAGTTCTTTTTAACAGGTTCGGCAGAAGCGGAAAGATGTGTGTGCCAATGGACTGCTTAAAAGGATTGAGTTAGTCATCACTTCCCCTATGTCAAGGTACCAAAATTTTAGCATATATCTGAcaaatgttttcttttcctgAGGCAAGTGTTGTCATGTTTTTTTATATGTGGTTGGATTATTACAGGACATTGCAAACGGCGGTCGGAATATTTCATGGTGAAGACCAACCAGAACTGTCAGATGTCACTTCATATGAGGAAGGAAATGGGAGGATTAGTGATAATGATCAGCAACCAACTTTCAATCGCCCACCAATTATAGCACTTGAAGTTTGTCGTGAACGATTGGTATGATTGCTAACATCCGAAGATACCGTATTATAAATGCAATATATAACATCATATTTCATGGCaaaagtaattatattaaaaattattaaatcaaaaaataaactggtgtttctgttaaaattttatctatttttttactattaaaatgtTAGCATAAGGTAAATATATAAactgatttaatcattttttaaataaatagaacaaaatgtagaaatacattattttattaattccaTGTTTGGTATTCCCTATTCAAGTTTGGACCATATTGTTTTGTCCTCACAAGTAGGATGCGTAGTGTTCGGTACAAAGCCAAGTTGTTTTTATATGGTTGAATACGgtgaaattagaattttttttatatataaatcataaataacTTTTATTGTAGGGAAAATACGAATGCGACAAGAGAGGAACTATCAGCCATTATCGGTCTCATTTCCCCGCGGTTGATTTTTCATTGGCAagtgtttatttcttttagtcATAGTTTTCACACGTTCTTGGTTAATTTCAATACAGTCCCCCATTGAATACTACTTTCATTAATTAACATTCACTAACATGCACCTAAACCCTAATGTTCAGATCGAAAATGAAGACGACATTTTATGGGAAGCAAATAAAAGAGAGCCCTTCGGAGATGTACTAGCTAGGGGAATGAAGTTTATCAATTGGTTAGCTCTAAAGCTTTGCCTAATTTTGTTCACACCCACGGTGCACCTGAATAAAATCTTGTCCATGAATGCTTTTTTTAAAGGCCAAATTTGTATTCTCACTTTTACAACCGTGAATGGTTATActgtaaaagtaccatgaatgCCCTCTTAAgaattagattgtattttgctcATTCTACTAAAAGTTCCCTGTTAAAAACTAGTCTTTACACCTTAGCATGCATGAGGTATACATGGTGACCATCTATCACATCTGGTTATTATATCAGCTACGCCGGTTTATAATAGTACAAatggttaaaataatttacctatttttaataaa
This genomic stretch from Gossypium raimondii isolate GPD5lz chromosome 6, ASM2569854v1, whole genome shotgun sequence harbors:
- the LOC105774759 gene encoding phosphoglycerate mutase-like protein 1 isoform X1; amino-acid sequence: MEKIPSGACKTLHLVRHAQGMHNLESEKSRDPLTSFEFFDAQLSSQGWQQVRQKRKDVCANGLLKRIELVITSPMSRTLQTAVGIFHGEDQPELSDVTSYEEGNGRISDNDQQPTFNRPPIIALEVCRERLGKYECDKRGTISHYRSHFPAVDFSLIENEDDILWEANKREPFGDVLARGMKFINWLWTRKETEIAVVSHGVFLQEAFELINTNKYRALKVRAPRFENCEIRSVRISYESVMGLGSDLVQIGYYEMSIPHGNEVQRDSKKKNVSVEELEVIN
- the LOC105774759 gene encoding phosphoglycerate mutase-like protein 1 isoform X2: MEKIPSGACKTLHLVRHAQGMHNLESEKSRDPLTSFEFFDAQLSSQGWQQVRQKRKDVCANGLLKRIELVITSPMSRTLQTAVGIFHGEDQPELSDVTSYEEGNGRISDNDQQPTFNRPPIIALEVCRERLGKYECDKRGTISHYRSHFPAVDFSLIENEDDILWEANKREPFGDVLARGMKFINWLWTRKETEIAVVSHALKTVKYVQSAFLMKV